Proteins encoded in a region of the Peromyscus maniculatus bairdii isolate BWxNUB_F1_BW_parent chromosome 15, HU_Pman_BW_mat_3.1, whole genome shotgun sequence genome:
- the LOC143268639 gene encoding uncharacterized protein LOC143268639 → MDAESPRPECYNPPDSAGGTGGSCSGPQTAEDEFLLPPQLPVAYEKGGTKQRSSGPAALRSNGVQTSCLPQPRNPAAWFMDGNSFLQERERRTGAAVTTESEIVWTSPLPPGTSAQKAELIALTQALRMAEARRTRN, encoded by the exons atggacgccgagtcaccccgccccgagtgttacaacccccccgacagcgccggagggaccggcggctcctgcagcggcccccaaacagcggaggatgagttcctgcttcctccccaattgccggtcgcctacgagaaaggcgggacaaagcagcgaag ctctggtccagcagccctcagatcgaatggtgtgcagaccagttgtctccctcaaccccgcaaccctgctgcctggttcatggatgggaacagcttcctccaagaaagagaacggaggactggagcagccgtcaccaccgaatcggagatagtttggacctcaccactgccacctggaacatcggcccaaaaggcagagctgatcgcgctgacccaggccctccggatggcggaagcccggaggaccaggaactaa